A single window of Mangifera indica cultivar Alphonso chromosome 18, CATAS_Mindica_2.1, whole genome shotgun sequence DNA harbors:
- the LOC123201835 gene encoding probable protein phosphatase 2C 39 isoform X2, protein MDLIMLEKVGLGSSADSGKGKSKMSKHVTHGYHLVKGKSSHPMEDYVVAQFKEVEDNELGLFAIFDGHLSHEIPDYLRTHLFETILNEPNFWTEPETAIQRAYRITDDTILEKAVDLGKGGSTAVTAILINCRKLVVANIGDSRAIMCKNGVAKQLSVDHEPSVEKDKIEGRGGFVSNFPGDVPRVDGQLAVARAFGDKSLKKHLSSEPHVTVEMIDEDTEFIILASDGLWKVMSNQEATDAIKHVKDPRSAAKHLTEEALARKSSDDISVVVVRFG, encoded by the exons ATGGATCTAATTATGTTG GAAAAAGTTGGACTAGGTTCATCTGCTGATTCTGGAAAAGGGAAGAGTAAGATGTCAAAGCATGTAACTCATGGCTATCACTTGGTGAAGGGGAAATCAAGTCATCCTATGGAAGACTATGTTGTTGCACAGTTCAAGGAGGTCGAGGACAATGAACTTGGTTTATTTGCAATATTTGACGGGCATTTAAGCCATGAAATTCCTGACTATCTGCGGACACATTTGTTTGAGACAATCTTAAATGAG CCTAACTTCTGGACAGAACCAGAGACAGCAATCCAGAGAGCTTATCGTATTACTGATGATACTATATTGGAGAAAGCAGTTGATTTGGGTAAAGGAGGTTCAACTGCAGTTACAGCAATATTGATCAACTGTCGAAAGCTGGTAGTAGCTAATATTGGTGATTCTCGAGCAATTATGTGCAAAAATGGTGTGGCCAAGCAGCTTTCAGTTGATCATGAGCCAAGTGTAGAAAAGGATAAGATTGAAGGCAGAGGCGGGTTTGTGTCAAACTTTCCGG GGGATGTTCCACGAGTTGATGGACAATTGGCAGTGGCAAGAGCATTTGGGGACAAGAGCTTGAAAAAACATCTCAGTTCAGAACCACATGTCACAGTAGAGATGATTGATGAAGACACGGAATTCATTATCTTGGCAAGTGATGGGTTATGGAAG GTAATGTCAAACCAAGAAGCAACAGATGCTATCAAACATGTAAAGGATCCTCGGTCTGCTGCAAAGCATCTTACTGAAGAGGCGCTTGCTAGAAAAAGCTCAGATGACATTTCCGTTGTAGTTGTAAGATTTGGATGA
- the LOC123201836 gene encoding squamosa promoter-binding-like protein 3, giving the protein MHSSKEKMSLSCDDCIDNDMEEEEEGGSGGGDGYGDDEKKKKVMGRRGSCSGGVGGVSLPCCQVEKCGADLTDAKRYHKRHKVCEFHSKAPVVIVSGLRQRFCQQCSRFHELSEFDEAKRSCRRRLAGHNERRRKSSAEMIGEVSSSRKGASPQAKESQYKQGDERGRVQMQMPLQGNNAPHKRSQIR; this is encoded by the exons ATGCATTCATCGAAAGAAAAGATGAGCCTTAGTTGCGATGACTGTATAGACAATGacatggaagaagaagaagaaggtggtAGTGGTGGTGGCGATGGATATGGTGAtgatgaaaagaagaagaaagtgatggGCAGAAGAGGATCTTGCAGTGGTGGTGTTGGCGGGGTGTCGCTGCCTTGTTGCCAAGTTGAGAAGTGTGGCGCCGACTTAACCGATGCAAAACGCTACCATAAGCGCCACAAGGTCTGTGAGTTTCATTCCAAGGCTCCTGTTGTCATTGTTTCTGGTCTCAGGCAAAGGTTTTGTCAGCAATGCAGCAG GTTCCATGAGCTATCTGAATTTGATGAAGCTAAAAGGAGTTGTCGCAGGCGTCTTGCTGGTCACAATGAGAGACGTAGGAAGAGCTCAGCTGAAATGATTGGTGAAGTCTCATCAAGTCGAAAAGGTGCCAGTCCTCAGGCGAAGGAGAGTCAGTATAAGCAGGGTGATGAAAGAGGCAGAGTTCAGATGCAGATGCCTCTCCAAGGGAATAACGCCCCTCATAAGCGTTCTCAGATCAGATAA
- the LOC123201835 gene encoding probable protein phosphatase 2C 39 isoform X1 encodes MAGKEFLHKMKEKVGLGSSADSGKGKSKMSKHVTHGYHLVKGKSSHPMEDYVVAQFKEVEDNELGLFAIFDGHLSHEIPDYLRTHLFETILNEPNFWTEPETAIQRAYRITDDTILEKAVDLGKGGSTAVTAILINCRKLVVANIGDSRAIMCKNGVAKQLSVDHEPSVEKDKIEGRGGFVSNFPGDVPRVDGQLAVARAFGDKSLKKHLSSEPHVTVEMIDEDTEFIILASDGLWKVMSNQEATDAIKHVKDPRSAAKHLTEEALARKSSDDISVVVVRFG; translated from the exons ATGGCCGGGAAAGAATTCCTCCATAAAATGAAG GAAAAAGTTGGACTAGGTTCATCTGCTGATTCTGGAAAAGGGAAGAGTAAGATGTCAAAGCATGTAACTCATGGCTATCACTTGGTGAAGGGGAAATCAAGTCATCCTATGGAAGACTATGTTGTTGCACAGTTCAAGGAGGTCGAGGACAATGAACTTGGTTTATTTGCAATATTTGACGGGCATTTAAGCCATGAAATTCCTGACTATCTGCGGACACATTTGTTTGAGACAATCTTAAATGAG CCTAACTTCTGGACAGAACCAGAGACAGCAATCCAGAGAGCTTATCGTATTACTGATGATACTATATTGGAGAAAGCAGTTGATTTGGGTAAAGGAGGTTCAACTGCAGTTACAGCAATATTGATCAACTGTCGAAAGCTGGTAGTAGCTAATATTGGTGATTCTCGAGCAATTATGTGCAAAAATGGTGTGGCCAAGCAGCTTTCAGTTGATCATGAGCCAAGTGTAGAAAAGGATAAGATTGAAGGCAGAGGCGGGTTTGTGTCAAACTTTCCGG GGGATGTTCCACGAGTTGATGGACAATTGGCAGTGGCAAGAGCATTTGGGGACAAGAGCTTGAAAAAACATCTCAGTTCAGAACCACATGTCACAGTAGAGATGATTGATGAAGACACGGAATTCATTATCTTGGCAAGTGATGGGTTATGGAAG GTAATGTCAAACCAAGAAGCAACAGATGCTATCAAACATGTAAAGGATCCTCGGTCTGCTGCAAAGCATCTTACTGAAGAGGCGCTTGCTAGAAAAAGCTCAGATGACATTTCCGTTGTAGTTGTAAGATTTGGATGA
- the LOC123202038 gene encoding phytosulfokine receptor 2-like, whose protein sequence is MVMLSFISMTFFKWVLFACLICSSLGRITQNQLCDPSDLSALKEFAKGLSNGSIFTSWSDDSICCQWDGVVCDDQRNASVPSRVVMLKLARKGLKGMISTSIAGLDQLKSLDLSFNHLEGVLPVEFSNLKQLEVLDLSYNNLSGTVSGVLSGLKMIQSLNVSSNSFNGDLSELGEFPNLSVFNLSNNSFIGSLNSKIWSASNGIQILDFSMNHFDGKLEGLENCSSSLKELHLDLNSIAGALPDALFSLSSLQQLTLSNNHFDGELNDNLSKLTGLEFLIICGNQLSGQIPNVFGNLTNLEILDASSNSFRGQLPSSLALCSKLHVIDLRNNSLTGQIDLNFTGLPSLCTLELASNHFSGALPNSLSDCRELKVLSLAKNNLTGRIPESFAKLTSLYFLSLSNNSFVDLPGALSVLQQCKNLTTVILTKNFIGEQIPENVSGFESLMILALGNCGLRGHIPFWLFGCKKLQVLDLSWNHLDGSIPPWMGQMENLFYLEFSNNSLTGEIPRELAKLESLISNNCSSSNLTASTGIPLYVKRNQSVNGLQYHHASSFPPSIFLNNNRINGTIPAEIGRLKQLHALDLSRNNISGTIPSSISEMANLEVLELSFNDLTGSIPPSFYKLTFLSKFSVAYNHLQGAIPSGGQFYSFPASSFEGNPGLCGGVDSPCSSKDSKLKPGIPSGSNSRIGQGTIIGITFSIAIGIAILLAFVLLKMSRRDEGDQIDVLDEELSRPCRLSEGRGSSRLVLFQNSDCRDLTCADLLKSTNNFNQANIIGCGGFGLVYKANFPNGTKAAIKRLSGDCGQMEREFQAEVEALSRAQHKNLVSLQGYCRHGSDRMLIYSYMENGSLDYWLHECVDNDSILKWDVRLKIAQGASRGLAYLHKVCEPHIVHRDVKTSNILLDEKFEAHLADFGLSRLLRPYDTHVTTDLVGTLGYIPPEYSQTLTATCRGDVYSFGVVLLELLTGRRPVEVCKGKNCRDLVSWVFQMKSEKRESEIIDPSIWDKDCEKQLIDMLEIACKCLDQDPRQRPLIEEVVSSLHGITTEPVQQ, encoded by the coding sequence ATGGTGATGCTGAGCTTTATTTCTATGACTTTCTTCAAATGGGTGTTGTTCGCCTGCTTGATTTGTTCTTCACTGGGTCGCATAACCCAAAACCAACTTTGTGATCCAAGTGATTTGTCAGCGTTGAAAGAATTTGCTAAAGGCCTCTCAAATGGGTCTATTTTTACATCGTGGTCTGATGATTCCATTTGCTGTCAGTGGGATGGAGTTGTTTGTGATGATCAGAGAAATGCATCGGTTCCAAGCAGAGTGGTCATGTTGAAGCTGGCTAGAAAGGGTTTGAAAGGGATGATTTCGACCTCCATAGCCGGTTTGGATCAGCTGAAATCACTTGATCTGTCTTTCAATCATCTTGAAGGGGTGTTACctgttgaattttcaaatttgaagcAGCTGGAAGTTCTTGATTTGAGCTACAACAATCTATCAGGAACAGTTTCAGGAGTGCTTTCTGGTTTGAAAATGATTCAGTCATTGAATGTTTCTAGCAATTCATTCAATGGGGACTTGTCAGAGCTTGGGGAATTTCCAAATCTCTCTGTGTTCAATTTAAGCAACAATTCATTCATTGGCAGTCTTAATTCCAAAATCTGGAGTGCCTCAAATGGGATTCAGATTCTTGATTTTTCGATGAATCATTTTGACGGCAAGCTCGAAGGCTTAGAGAATTGCAGCTCCTCTTTGAAAGAGTTACATCTGGATCTCAATTCAATTGCTGGTGCACTTCCAGATGCCTTGTTTTCCCTGTCATCCTTGCAGCAACTCACACTCTCCAACAATCATTTCGATGGcgaattaaatgataatttgagtAAGCTCACTGGCCTTGAATTCTTGATTATTTGTGGAAATCAGTTGTCAGGTCAAATTCCTAATGTGTTTGGAAACCTTACAAACCTCGAAATTTTAGATGCATCCTCAAATTCATTTCGTGGGCAATTGCCTTCAAGTCTGGCTCTATGTTCAAAGCTCCATGTAATTGACCTTCGAAACAATTCATTAACCGGTCAGATCGATCTTAATTTCACCGGATTGCCTAGTCTGTGTACTCTTGAACTTGCCTCTAACCATTTTTCGGGGGCCCTTCCAAATTCCCTGTCTGATTGCCGTGAATTGAAAGTTTTGAGCTTAGCCAAGAATAATTTAACTGGCCGAATCCCTGAGAGTTTTGCAAAGTTAACTTCCCTTTACTTTCTCTCATTGTCAAACAATAGTTTTGTGGACTTACCTGGTGCACTTAGTGTGCTGCAGCAGTGCAAAAATCTCACCACTGTTATTCTTACAAAGAATTTCATTGGTGAGCAAATTCCAGAAAATGTGAGTGGTTTTGAGAGCTTGATGATCTTGGCGCTCGGTAATTGTGGGCTTAGAGGCCACATCCCATTTTGGTTGTTCGGTTGCAAGAAGCTACAAGTGCTTGATTTGTCATGGAATCACCTTGATGGCAGTATTCCTCCATGGATGGGTCAGATGGAGAATTTGTTTTACTTGGAGTTCTCAAATAACTCTCTTACAGGTGAGATCCCAAGAGAGTTGGCAAAGCTCGAAAGCCTTATTTCGAATAATTGCAGTTCCTCCAACCTCACTGCTTCTACCGGCATTCCACTATATGTGAAGCGAAATCAGAGTGTTAATGGTCTGCAGTACCACCACGCATCGAGTTTCCCTCCATCAAtattcttaaataataatagaataaatGGGACAATCCCGGCTGAAATTGGACGTTTGAAGCAGCTTCATGCACTGGATTTGAGCAGGAACAACATTTCTGGGACCATCCCCAGTTCCATTTCGGAGATGGCGAACTTGGAAGTATTAGAACTCTCATTCAATGATCTAACTGGGTCGATCCCCCCATCCTTTTATAAACTCACGTTCCTGTCAAAGTTTAGTGTGGCATACAATCACTTGCAGGGAGCGATTCCATCTGGAGGACAGTTTTATAGCTTCCCTGCTTCGAGCTTTGAGGGTAACCCTGGTCTTTGTGGAGGAGTAGATTCTCCTTGTAGTTCTAAAGACAGTAAGCTGAAGCCTGGTATTCCATCTGGTTCAAACAGTAGAATTGGTCAAGGCACCATCATTGGCATTACATTCAGCATAGCAATTGGGATAGCGATCCTCCTTGCATTTGTGCTGCTGAAAATGTCAAGGAGGGATGAGGGGGACCAAATTGATGTTCTAGACGAAGAACTGAGCCGGCCCTGCAGATTATCTGAAGGACGTGGTTCTTCGAGATTGGTGCTTTTCCAGAACTCAGATTGCAGGGATCTTACTTGTGCAGACTTGTTGAAATCTACAAACAATTTTAACCAGGCAAATATAATTGGTTGTGGTGGGTTTGGCCTGGTTTACAAAGCAAACTTTCCCAATGGAACAAAAGCTGCAATCAAGAGGCTTTCCGGGGATTGCGGTCAAATGGAACGGGAATTCCAAGCAGAAGTGGAAGCCCTTTCGAGAGCTCAGCATAAAAACCTTGTTTCTCTTCAAGGTTATTGCCGGCATGGCAGTGACAGAATGTTGATTTACTCTTACATGGAGAATGGAAGCTTGGATTATTGGCTTCATGAGTGTGTTGACAATGATTCGATTCTTAAATGGGATGTTAGGCTCAAGATTGCTCAAGGTGCATCTCGTGGATTAGCTTACTTGCACAAGGTATGTGAACCACATATTGTTCATCGAGATGTAAAAACCAGCAATATtcttttggatgaaaaattCGAAGCTCATTTGGCGGATTTTGGTCTCTCAAGGCTACTTCGTCCCTATGATACTCATGTCACAACAGATTTGGTTGGCACTTTAGGTTATATTCCGCCCGAATATAGTCAGACATTAACAGCAACATGCAGGGGTGATGTTTACAGTTTTGGTGTTGTACTTCTAGAGCTTCTTACTGGTAGAAGGCCTGTTGAAGTTTGCAAAGGGAAAAACTGCAGAGATTTAGTATCATGGGTATTTCAAATGAAGTCCGAAAAAAGGGAGTCGGAGATCATTGATCCTTCGATCTGGGACAAGGATTGTGAGAAGCAGCTCATAGACATGCTTGAAATCGCCTGTAAATGTCTCGACCAGGATCCAAGACAGAGACCCTTGATCGAAGAAGTTGTTTCATCGCTTCACGGTATCACAACCGAGCCTGTTCAGCAATGA